From Microplitis mediator isolate UGA2020A chromosome 11, iyMicMedi2.1, whole genome shotgun sequence, one genomic window encodes:
- the LOC130677750 gene encoding uncharacterized protein LOC130677750, with translation MREDSKTTKLRVVFNGSSKTSSASSLNDHLHIGPSLQSKICDVLLYLRSHRFIFLTDIVKMFRQVLIHPDDRDYQRILWTENGLTVAYQLNTVTNSTRPAPYLAGRALKQLLIDEGSQYPLAVEPFQKGSYVDDIGGGADNLSDLNDIANNVEALCNLGCFPLAKWKSNHPQFSKISSSLSPEDSHSFSDNISKILGLSWNCQEDVLTFTGKTSHTLSITKRTITSEAAQLFDLLGLISPVIVKAKIIIQDLWLQKVDWDDSLSPELVHRWTTFRDELPQLSHLRIPRWINLIPNTSGIEIHGFSEASQAAMSAVIYLRVCNLANRLASLSSALKLKSHHSNVSQFLDLNSQLHYCSQNWLLMSHLRFNYLMFQLTCGPTHQQHLLGLPVNQQDGKNSSRIELKRSSNILQMHTGDTSQENRTLLTVHPGV, from the coding sequence ATGCGCGAGGACAGCAAAACTACCAAGTTGAGGGTCGTGTTCAATGGTTCGAGCAAGACATCATCAGCCAGTTCTCTCAACGATCACTTACATATCGGCCCAAGCCTGCAATCAAAGATCTGTGATGTACTGCTGTACCTCAGAAGTCACAGATTCATCTTTTTGACGGACATCGTGAAGATGTTTCGTCAAGTTCTCATTCACCCTGATGACAGGGATTATCAGCGCATTCTCTGGACTGAAAATGGTCTCACTGTGGCTTATCAACTCAACACCGTCACAAATAGCACTCGACCAGCACCATATCTTGCTGGCCGAGCTCTCAAACAACTTCTCATCGACGAAGGGTCTCAATATCCACTAGCAGTGGAACCCTTTCAAAAGGGCAGCTACGTCGACGACATCGGCGGCGGTGCCGACAATCTCAGCGATCTCAACGACATTGCAAATAATGTCGAAGCGCTTTGCAATTTAGGTTGCTTTCCACTAGCTAAATGGAAGAGCAACCACCCTCAGTTCAGCAAAATCTCATCATCACTCAGTCCAGAAGATTCTCATTCATTCTCAGACAACATCTCAAAGATCTTGGGTCTCTCATGGAATTGTCAAGAAGACGTTCTCACATTCACCGGCAAGACTTCTCATACTCTCAGCATCACCAAGCGCACTATCACCTCAGAGGCTGCTCAGCTATTTGACCTTCTGGGTTTAATCTCACCAGTAATCGTAAAGGCAAAGATCATCATCCAGGACCTTTGGCTACAAAAGGTTGACTGGGATGATTCTCTCTCACCAGAGCTAGTTCATCGATGGACAACTTTCCGCGATGAATTACCTCAACTGTCTCATCTCAGAATTCCTCGATGGATCAATCTCATCCCCAATACATCTGGCATCGAGATTCACGGGTTTTCTGAAGCATCTCAAGCTGCAATGTCTGCTGTGATATATCTCAGAGTCTGCAACCTGGCGAACAGACTAGCATCTCTCTCATCTGCTCTAAAACTAAAGTCGCACCACTCAAACGTCTCACAATTCCTCGACTTGAACTCTCAGCTGCATTATTGCTCTCAAAACTGGCTTCTCATGTCTCATCTACGCTTCAATTATCTCATGTTCCAACTTACTTGTGGACCGACTCATCAACAACACTTGCTTGGGTTACCAGTGAACCAACAAGATGGAAAGAATTCGTCAAGAATCGAGTTGAAGCGATCCAGCAACATTCTCCAGATGCACACTGGAGATACATCTCAGGAAAACAGAACCCTGCTGACTGTGCATCCAGGGGTCTAA
- the LOC130677751 gene encoding uncharacterized protein LOC130677751, whose amino-acid sequence MVSFTLQSTISSEHAYLNAHILKKITAQIPSVSISPTQWSHITDLELADPDFYKSGTIDLLIGADFYGRIIRPGLRAGSSSEPIAMQTMLGWTILGPVHEQSHHSPSLSHHIISNAQLHDSLTKFWELEEVPESCNETLTVEEAECEAHFLTTHSRDASGRYIVRLPFKSSSLSQPSHEASFSKP is encoded by the coding sequence ATGGTCTCATTCACACTGCAGTCGACCATCTCATCAGAACACGCATACCTCAACGCACACATTCTCAAGAAAATCACAGCACAGATACCATCAGTCTCAATCTCACCAACGCAATGGTCTCATATTACGGATCTAGAACTCGCCGACCCAGACTTCTACAAATCTGGCACCATTGACCTTCTCATCGGCGCAGACTTCTATGGTCGAATCATACGACCTGGTCTCAGAGCAGGAAGTTCTTCAGAACCAATTGCCATGCAAACCATGCTCGGCTGGACGATTCTCGGCCCAGTCCATGAACAATCTCATCATTCACCTAGCCTGTCTCATCATATCATCTCAAATGCTCAACTGCACGACTCTCTCACCAAGTTCTGGGAACTTGAAGAAGTTCCAGAATCCTGCAACGAAACTCTCACAGTCGAGGAAGCTGAGTGTGAAGCTCACTTCCTAACCACTCATTCTCGAGATGCATCAGGACGATACATCGTCCGTTTACCATTCAAATCATCATCGCTGTCTCAACCGTCTCATGAAGCGTCTTTCTCAAAACCCTGA